ATGGGATCTCCTCCCGCTCGATCGGGCGATAATAAACCGTGCCGTGCCGGTGCGTGAGGATACGGCGCTCGAGGTCGTCGAAGTCCTCGCTGTGGTTCACGAAGTCGATCGCGTCGGTGTTGACCACGAGCAGCGGTGAATCGTTGTAGTGGAAGAAGAAGTGGTTGTAGGCCTCGTTCAGGCCGTGCAGGTAGTCGCGGTCGAGGTCGCGCTCGTAGGGGCGCCCACGGCGCGAGATGCGGTCCATGAGAGTGTCGGTCGCGGCCTGCAGATACACCGTGACGTCCGGCTTCATGACGTCGACCTCGAGCCACGACACCATCTTCTCGTAGAGCACGAGCTCCCGCTCCGAGAGGTTCAGGTTGGCGAAGATCCGGTCTTTCGCGAACACGTAGTCGGCGACCATGCGCTCGTTGAAGAGGTCCATCTGGCGAAGCGAGCGCTGCTGCTGGTAGCGGCTGAACAGGAAGTGCATCTGGGTCTGGAACGCGAACTGCTGGCGGTCGTGATAGAAGTCCTTGAGAAAGGGATTCTCCTCGACTTCCTCGAGGATCAGCTTGGCCTGCATGCGCTCCGCGAGCAAGCGCGCGAGACTGGTCTTCCCGACTCCGATGACGCCCTCGACCGCGACGTACCGGTTCTCAGACACGTAGGACGCCTAGGTCCAGAGGCGAGAGTTCTTCTTCACGAGGGGGCGGGCGTCGAGCTGCGAGAGATGGTGGAGGAGCGCCTGGCCGGTGGCCGGATCGATCAGCGAAGGGTCGAGCTCCAGCAATGGAACCAGCACGAACGCGCGGCGACCGAGCTCGGGATGAGGCACGCGCAAGTCGGGCTCGTCGACCACGAGGTCGCCGTAGAGCAGCAGATCGAGATCGATGGTGCGGGGCCCCCAGCGCTTGGCGCGCACCCGGCCGAGCCGGCGCTCGATGAGCTGGAGATTCCACAGGAGCTGCCGCGCGGTCAGGTCGGTGTCCAGCTGCGCGACCGCGTTGAGGAAGTTGGGCTGCTCCACCTCGCCGACCGGTTCGGTGTCGTACAGGGACGAGACCCTGACGACGCGCGTGCCCGACAGCCGCGCCAGGTCATCCAGCGCGAGGCGGATCAGGGTTTCGCGCTCCCCGAGATTGGAACCGAGTCCGACAAAGGCCTTCATGGTGTTCGCTCCCGCGTCACTTCGATGACGGCCCGGCCTCCGGTGGTCCAACCCAGGTTCTGCTTGGCGATGCGCACCCGGACGCGCCGCACCGAGAAGCGGTCGAGAATGGTGTCGGCCGTCCGCTTGGCCAGCGCCTCGAGGAGGTGGAAGCTCTCGCCCTCGACGACCTCGCGAACCGCGCGGTAGAGATCGTCGTAGTCCACGGCGTCGGCGAGGCGGTCGCTGGTTTCGGCGCGTTCATCGGTCGGTTCGAGCTCGAGGTCCACTTCCAGACGCTGTCCTGCTTCTTTCTCGTAGGGGCGCGCGCCGTGGTGCCCGAAGACCGAGAGGCCTTCGAGCCGGATGATCGCCATGTCCCCCCCGGGCCGATATCAAACCGGCGGACGGCCGCCGGCCGACCGCCTTGCGCGACACGTGCAACGCGAAGACGTCTGTGACGTCCAAATGCTGCGGGAGTCTAGGCACCGGCCTCGCAAAGGGTCAAGCGAGCGAGGCCGCGATCCGCCGCCGGCGACTTGACGTGAAGCGCTTGTTCAGGGTCGCGACGTGGTGCCGAGCGCTCCGGGTCCGAGCTCGCGCAGCAGCGCGGGCAATCGCGTGCGCGCGATGCGATACTCCGTCGAATCGAGCCCGCCCGCGAGCGTGGCGCGATACGCTTCGAGCGCT
The Candidatus Eisenbacteria bacterium genome window above contains:
- a CDS encoding deoxynucleoside kinase, coding for MSENRYVAVEGVIGVGKTSLARLLAERMQAKLILEEVEENPFLKDFYHDRQQFAFQTQMHFLFSRYQQQRSLRQMDLFNERMVADYVFAKDRIFANLNLSERELVLYEKMVSWLEVDVMKPDVTVYLQAATDTLMDRISRRGRPYERDLDRDYLHGLNEAYNHFFFHYNDSPLLVVNTDAIDFVNHSEDFDDLERRILTHRHGTVYYRPIEREEIP
- the folK gene encoding 2-amino-4-hydroxy-6-hydroxymethyldihydropteridine diphosphokinase; the protein is MKAFVGLGSNLGERETLIRLALDDLARLSGTRVVRVSSLYDTEPVGEVEQPNFLNAVAQLDTDLTARQLLWNLQLIERRLGRVRAKRWGPRTIDLDLLLYGDLVVDEPDLRVPHPELGRRAFVLVPLLELDPSLIDPATGQALLHHLSQLDARPLVKKNSRLWT
- the folB gene encoding dihydroneopterin aldolase, whose translation is MAIIRLEGLSVFGHHGARPYEKEAGQRLEVDLELEPTDERAETSDRLADAVDYDDLYRAVREVVEGESFHLLEALAKRTADTILDRFSVRRVRVRIAKQNLGWTTGGRAVIEVTRERTP